taGTGACCTTTCTATcactataacaaaacacccaagatACTCAACTTACAAAGAGAAGAGGTTCgttttgtttcataattttgGAGGTTTTAGGACTAAGCAATCAGTCCATGATTGCTTAACTGTATTGCTTTGGGACATCTGGTGAGGTGCACATTGGGGTGGAAACACACACAGTGGTCAAGCTGTTTGTTTGTCTCATGGTCAGGAATCAAAACAGAGTGAGCAGGGGCTGGGATTTCACAGTTCCCTCTCACGCGTTCTCTCACTGACAAAGAGCTTCCAACAGGACCCACCCCTTAGTGGTCCCACAGACTTCAAAATAATTCTGGATTGGGACTGAGCATTTAGCATTTAGGCTTTTGGGGCCATTCAAGACTTCAACTACAGCTGGCCCTGATAGGGCCGCCCTGGTCTTGTGATAAAATGTCATCACCGATAGGATGTATTCAAGAAGAGCACATCTCATCACACGTCTTTAACCTCATATGGGTCTTGAAAACTAGATTATTTCTCATTACAACCCCTGTTCTTCAGAGCTTTACACATGGAAATGCATCTTGTTTGAGTTTAGTTTGTTAGGACTTACTGTGTTCTTAAATGTTTGCTGAAGTTCTAACCTCCCTGAATTAACCCTACGGTGGAGAAGCAGAAAATCGTGTGCACTTCAGTACATGTACGGTAGGATTTTAGACTAATTTTTCATATGCTCTACCATTTCCATGAGACttggggaggaagaaaagcaaagacagGGGCTCACAGTATCACCCGTCTCTCTGGGAAGGGTTGGGAATCCTTTCTGGTGAGGAAGAATTCACTCTGTCCTGGTTTTGCACAGCAAGAATAGCCTGGACCCTGACTGTAGGCTAGACATTCTCACGCTGGCTGTCAACTGACTGTCACTGCCGTAATTCCTCCAGGGACACTCACACCTCCTTAGGAGATACTCTCTGTGGAGAGAAGATCCTTTCCTCTGACACGGCTGGAGTGATGGGCTTCACATTGCTGGGGCTCTGTTCCTATAAACTCTGATGTGATTTGTGTGAGGATTAGCCTGTCTGTGGGCAAGCATCTCTATACTTTGTTTCTGTCCAGTCCTCTGATTCCAGTGCTGGGACTTTTATTACAACACTTCATAAATCTGTAGCCATGGAAATgtcctctccctgcctgcctttgacttcttttaaatttttaaaatcgttataaactttaatatatatatgtatatgtatatatatgtaatcttgcaaataaataaaaattcacacaccaaaaacaaaacagacccaaagtctatactACCTAGTTAGTTAGAATGGGCATTTGCAATGGCAATGGAGGCTGACCATAACACCcttaacattcatttttttatggAGACTTTTCTCAGCCCAGCTTCACAATGAGGTGGAGATTGAGTCAGGTACCCATGAGCTTGGTGTAGGGGTGGGGGTATCCTAGCTCTGAGAGTAAGAATCAGGTATGGCACAGAAGGAGAGCTGGCTGGCAGCAAGTCACTGAATGTTTTCAGTATAGGGACTGGAGAGGATTCAAGGTTCCTAACCAGAGACACTGCAAATGTGTGCCAAGGGCTCTCATCTGATCATTAGCACTGTGTGTGATTAAAATGTTATGCCACACACAATAGATATGTACACTTGCAATGTATCAAAGATAAATGGAATTCGTAGACAGAGAATCGAGCCCATGGGTTTTGCCCTGGCTCTGAAACAGCGtcaggctaaaaaaaaaaaaaaaacaaaaacaaaaaaaaccatgatcATCATTATAGCTTTTTACTCTTATTCTGAACATAGAAAGCTTAACACTTTCGTTAGCAAATTCAAACCAGAGACACATGCCGCTTCCAGACTGGTTCACAGGAAGCCTGCTCCCTCTGTGAGTAGGGCTGCGGGCTATTTAAactatttatgtatatgacttttaGATACACGCATACGCTTCTTTTTCTCCATTCGATGAGTCCGGCCCTCTAAATTTCATTACCGAAGAGGCCGGGCTCTGGTGCGCAGCTGCTGGGCAGAGTGACTAAAGATAATTGTGTTCTGCGTGTTTGGAGAAGCTGGGAAAAGCCTTGACATTGttttcatcattaaaaaaaaaaaagataaatgtttagGGAGTTACGTTCAACAGGACTTGACAagtttatacatatattcaattCTCACACGGGACTTTATGTTCAAATTTAAAGCATttgagctagaaaaaaaaaatactttcaaaagaaaaagaggcagggCCATCAGAGAATTTGATGGGCAGCCAGGCCTGGTCTTCTCCGCCCTCTTGggctttgttgggtctttgttccGCCCCTGGCTGCACTGGTACAGAACCACTTAGCTGTGATTAAAAGGAGGGGACCGGGCGGCAGGGCGGGGCCTGCGGGGCGGGCGGGCGGCGACAGGGCTGCGCGGCGCGCGCAGTGCCAGCTGCCGGACAGCATGCACACGGGAGCGACGACCGGCCCGCCGCACCGACGCCGCGGGGACGCTTGACCAGACAGACAGGTTGAAGCCGGGGATAGCCCCTGCAGACCGCGCCTCGGCGACAGCGCCATGGACGGCCTGGACAACACCACCCTGCTCCTTGCCCCGTCCTCGCTGCTGCCTGACAACCTCACCCTGTCGCCTAACGCCAGCAGCACGAGCGCCAGCACCCTCTCGCCTCTGTCTGTCACCTCCAGTCCCAGTCCGGGACTCAGCCTCGCTCCCAGTCCGAGCATCGGCTTCAGTCCCGACTTGACCCCGACTCCAGAGCCCACGAGCAGCAGCCTCGCGGGCGGCGTGGCAGGCCAGGACTCCTCCACCTTTCCCCGGCCCTGGATCCCCCACGAGCCCCCATTCTGGGACACGCCGCTCAACCACGGGCTGAACGTGTTCGTGGGCGCCGCCTTGTGCATCACCATGCTGGGCCTGGGCTGTACGGTGGACGTGAACCACTTCGGGGCACACGTCCGGCGGCCCGTGGGCGCTCTGCTGGCTGCTCTCTGCCAGTTCGGCTTCTTGCCGCTGCTCGCCTTCTTGCTGGCCCTCGCCTTCAAGCTGGATGAGGTGGCCGCGGTGGCCGTACTCCTGTGTGGCTGCTGTCCCGGTGGAAATCTCTCCAATCTCATGTCCTTGCTGGTGGACGGCGACATGAATCTCAGGTATGGCCTCTTACTCACCCCAACCCATAGCATTCACACCAAGAGGAGTGAATGTGCTGGAGGTCTTTGGGTTGAAGCCCTGAGGAAGAAGGGTGGacgggttgggggtggggatatgGAGGCTTGGCTTTGAAATCCTGGTGGACGTTTAAAGATTGTGTGTCAATGGGGGAGATAAGACCGGGACCTAGCTGCTTAAAGGCCCTAGGGTTTCACGCACAGCTCCTTCCTGGAGGGACCGGGTCTTAGCTCACATCTCCAGTAACTgggagacaaagagaagggagaagtcaAAAGCTAGGTCTTGAAGGAAGtgcaaaaaaagcaaagcaagactGTGGTCCCATAAGGAAAATCATCTCGAGAACGCAACATAATCCAGTTTAATCCAACAAGTAGCATCGCCAGCTTCCGTGCCGCAGGCTATTTGGTaggattaaaagaaaagagtttcTTTCCTGTCCTCACAGTTACCCAGTTTCCAGGATGACGCCCGAGGCAGCTGTCCTGGGTCCTGCATCCTAGGTCATTGTCTTGCCTGGGATTCACGTTTCTACTGAGACGGGATAAAATGGGTTCTCTGCAGACTTCAACCCCGAGGCTTACAGcgcccccacctccctccctgggCTGTGTGACGGGTAAGAGAAGACGTGGCTGACTGTGGCTCAGAGCCCTTTCTGATTTCTGCTCGTACCTTTTTGCAGTATCATCATGACCATTTCTTCCACACTCCTGGCCCTGGTGTTGatgcccctctgcctctggatCTACAGCCGGGCTTGGATCAATACCCCTCTGGTGCAGTTACTCCCCCTAGGGGCCGTCACCCTGACTCTCTGCAGCACGCTCATCCCTATTGGGCTGGGCGTCTTCATTCGCTACAAGTACAACCGGGTGGCTGACTACATCGTGAAGGTAGGCTCTCTCTTCTCTAACCAGAGTCTGGTCTCTAAAGAGTGGTAGACAATGCTAGGAAGTTTGGAAAGCAGGGAAGGGAAACAAAGGACTTTCAGGGACACACTTAGGTTTATGTGACAAGCCTAATGACGTGGGAAATTCCTAGGAGAATATCTCTAAGTCATAGCTCAAGTTGAGAATAAAGATGCAAGTTATAAACTCGGTGCTCAGGGGCTGAGTTAGGAGGGTctggagtttgaaaccagcctgggttacaaagcaGGACCTTGTCTCGACTCCTACCTGGTAGGTGGTAAGGCCTCTGAAAATTAACAACAGTGCATGAAATCTTTCAGCAATCACTGAGGGGTTGCACTTCTGGGGGCACAATGTGGTCAAATGGCAAACATTAGctatatgcctataatcctggcactcaggaggcagaagcaggcagatcacagagtttggggccagcctggtctgcagagtgagttccagcccagccagagttacatagtgagaccctgtcccaaaacaaacTAAACCACAGCACAGCGAGCACTTCCCACGAACTGAATAGTACCAACATTCAGAGCAGATTAAATACAATTATTCACAATGTTTTATAATGCATTAGTATGTTTTCAAGAGTGAAACTCTAATTCAGAGGAAACAAAAGTACCCTTAAATAGCtcaattaaaaaatcaaaattagcAAAATAATATTGTCAATCTAATAGAATATACAGAATGTTGGCcttaaagcacaaaacaaaaccaggtccTGGATAGAGTAAATTATGTTGTCATTTCTAAACCTGtgtatcttttttcttccctgttgcattattttatgtgtttttaaagttaataagATGTGAGGGATTACTATTACTAGACAAGATTTCTAGGGAGTGGacagatagcttagtggttaggagcactggctgctcttcgggaggacccagcttcaattcccatcacccacatgtcagctcacagctgtctgtaactccagttccaggggatctgacaccttcgcCGAGACACGCATGCAGGGAACACACCAATGCACGTAAagtagaatgaataaataaataaataaataaataaataaataaaactaaaatatttctgACTGATTTATTTTTACAACATATTTTAGGAGCACATAGTTTTCAATAGTTTGCCAGAGAATATTAATTTCActtcttttgaaaaatcaaaacagtgaAAACATAAACAGAATGCTCATTTCAGGAAGCAAGATAACTGAAATGCATAGCTAACGAAAGTGCAAAGCCAAGTTCCCTTAGGTTAAAGAAGGAGCCATTTCTATGCTACAGTTATGGAGACGAATATACAGAATCTTTTGTGattgttgttttacttttattaacttattttctaCCCATACAGAGGAACCAACTTTCCCTAGGAAGAGAAATAGAGGGTTCAATTCTGCGCACAGATTTGGCTCTCAGTGAAAGAAGTCCTATATGATAATCAATATAGGATTTAAGAAACACGTACTTATACAGTATCCTCACAGATGGTCCAGATAAATTTAGTCAGCACAGCCATCCACCTGTGCTTTGCAAGCCCTTGGCGTGAGCTCAGTGCTCCCTCAAGCTCAGTGCTCCCTCAAGCTCAGTGCTCCCCAAATGACtttattcatctttcttttctttctccgtcttccttttcctttttttaaattggctttttttcatctttttttttttttagagctgaggaccgaacccagggccttgtgcttgctaggcaagcgctctaccactgagctaaatccccaacccttaattggatttttttatttacatttcaaatgttatcccctttcccggtttcctgtccataaaccccatatcccatcctccctcccccttgagggtgttccccctcctcaaccacctccctttcctgcctccccgccctgacattcccccttcttcttttttaaactctTAAATGGCTTAAAGGAACTTTGTAGCTAGCATCCTCAGAATGAAGACCTGGATTTCCTGTCAGTGCCTTCAATATGATAcactttggaaattaataaaAGTGTTGCTTTGCTGACTGAAGCTCTCTGCCAGTGTGCATATGCTTTTATATACCTTAGGAAGCTATTTCAGTATCTCTTTGAGTAGAATTTTTGACCAGCCaagatacattttaatttttaaaagacacatgtCAATCCCAGCAACTCCAGAGGAATTGACTCTCTGGTCCGCTCCCTCAGAGAGGCAGAATTATGCTCAGGATCTTGGATCCCTGTTGCACTCACGGAAAAGAGCAACTTAACTATGCATCTGAAGGGCCTGGGGGATTTGGATGTCTTCCTCTTTCACTTGGATGAGAGACACGTGCAGACAGATCGTCAGCAATGCACGTTTGGCCCAGTCAGTAGCAACATACCTAAAACCTCGCTATTGTAAAACACCCTAAGAATCGAGAGAAACTTACAGTTGGAGATTTTTTTCAGGGACGAATCAAGGAGCAGAGTTgcaaaatttcaaagaattcaTCATATCTTACACTTTGCTCTAATCTAATGAGTTGATAATTGTTCCCACACTGTTCGCCATCTTCGGACCTGCACTTTGAAGGTTGAAAATATCCTAGactaagttaattttttttttttttttttggagctggggaccgaacccagggccttgcgcttgcaaggcaagtgctctaccactgagctaaatccccaaccccgactaagttaatttttattgtaaatgCTAGCAGCCTTTTATCTCTGGTGTGAAATGAGAACTGATTTCATGTGGAAAGCACACGGTTCAGGAGAGGTAAAGACTACATTGTCCGGTCTAGTCCTGAGACCATAGCTGGGTTCTTGGGCTGAATGCTAGCTGCTCCATTTGAAAGAAGCATGGTAATaaactgaacacacacaaacagcgcTAAACATTGTATGACCAAGGCCAAGAGGCTGAGGGACAGTCCACTAGAAACAGCAACCTTTCCCTGATCTCTGGTTTATCATTtcgaagatttttttttttctgaatgagtAGATTGTCTTTATGTCCTTCCATCCAAGGCAAATGCTAGAGCCCAGAGAAGCCACTGGATATCGAGCTGGCCCTCCAAGCAGTGATGTCTAAGGTGGAGCTTCAGGTTTTGGACATGGTTGTCAATGATCTCCGCTTTGCTTCGGAGGTTAGAATGGGTATGTAGCTTGCCCAGATTCCTCCCGGGTGATGTGATTGCTGACGGTTGCCTATCTGTTTTCTTACCAGGTTTCCCTGTGCTCTCTGCTCGTGACTCTGGTTGTTCTCTTCATAATGACCGGCACCATGTTAGGACCCGAACTGCTGGCAAGCATCCCCGCAGCCGTTTATGTGGTGGCCATTTTTATGCCTCTGGCGGGCTATGCCTCGGGTTATGGCTTAGCTACCCTCTTCCACCTTCCGCCCAACTGCAAGAGGACTGTGTGCTTGGAGACCGGAAGTCAGAACGTGCAGCTCTGTACCGCGATTCTCAAGCTGGCCTTCCCCCCGCGCTTCATAGGCAGCATGTACATGTTCCCGTTGCTTTATGCTCTCTTCCAGTCAGCGGAAGCAGGGGTGTTCGttttaatatacaaaatgtaCGGAAGCGAGATGCTGCACAAGCGAGAGGCCCTGGACGAAGATGACGACACAGATATCTCTTATAAGAAACTAAAAGAGGAGGAGCTGGCAGACACCTCCTATGGCACCGTGGGGACAGATGACTTAGTGTTGATGGAAACCACCCAGACTTCCCTCTGAACGGGGAGATGCCCAGGAGTCTCCATTTGGCTGAAATACCACTTTGTGACCATGGTAGTGCGTATGGGTCCCATCCAGGATAAGGATGGGTTGGCGTTTCCTGTACCAGATTCGATCTTCCCACTGTAATGTTGCACCTCAGTATTAACCGTGTGTTTTTATAACCCATCAGTGTCCCAATGTTGCTTTCACCTGGATCAGCTAGACTGCCGCTTCCTCTGCTCGAGTGTGCTGTTtgctcttgtctgtctgttttgccCATTCCACCAGCATCGCTACAGAGGGGGGGATGGGGCTGGAAATGTAGATGTCTGGTGCATACATGAGTAAAATTGTAAAACAGAAACACGGGCTTGCTCAACTCACAAACACCCGATTATATTCAATGCTGGTCTGTACTGAGTAAAGTCCAAAACGGGTCAGAGAAACTGCAGAATGGCATTTCGTCGTCAAGCCACTATCAAACCAGAGAAAATCATATTGATGTATGTGACTACTTGATCTAGTATCTATTGTTAATGGACATCATCATTGTCCAGGGATGAAGGCATTTCCCCCCTCCGCCCCCATACGTTTCCTGTATTTGTATAAATGCATCTCAGATCCATTTATCGTCTGAAGGAATGGTTTACTTAAGAAAATGTGTAGACCTCAGCCCAGAGGAGAGAAACTGGGCACCTCTGTTCACGCCCGGGGAAGGGCTGTAGCTTCAGGCTTTCCTTCCTGAAAGGGCTGTGGGTGGACACTGTCCACTGCTCTGAGCGAAGTGAGCTGTGGTCTGAGACAACAACATAAAAAGAGGCTCAGAGCGGTCTCCTAACCTTGGTATTTTGCTCCCTAATCAGACACACGGGCCTCCCTTGCCTTCCTCATGGCAGACATCTGGAGCAACCAGGCATGGGGCCCACCTGGCTCGGATAATCCCGGTGATGATTCTCACCTCGGCTAGTTCCCCTACAAATCGTTGCTGTGGCTAGCAAGAAAAGCCCTTTTTCTGCATCCACAAGAGGGTTTCGCTCCCGGTGCTTAGAGGGTGATAGGGTTTTTTCTCCCGGTGCGCGGCCGCCTATTTAACGCGGCGCGGAGGGCAGCTGGGCCGCGCTGATGGCAGCCTGGGCCGGCGAGGCGCGGGACGCACCCATGTTCCCGGCGAGCACGCCCCACCCATGCCCGCATCCTTACCGGCCCCCGGCAGCCAAAGCCGGGGATGGCTGGAGGTTTGGAGCCAGGGGCTACAGGCCCGagcccccctccttcctccccggCTACAGACAGCTCATGGCCGCGGAGTACTTTGACAGCTATCAGCGAGCGCAGCTCATGGCCCTGCTGTCGCGGATGGGTCCCCGGCCGGTCAGCAGCCGCGACGCTGCGGTGCAGGTGAACCCGCGCCGCGACGCCTCGGTGCAGTGTTCGCTCGGGCGCCGCACACTGCAGCCTGGACGGCGCCGAGCCAGCCCCGACGCCCGGCCCGGTTCCTGCCAACCCCGCAGCCCCGCCAGGGCCGGGAGACCCCCGCGATCCTGGCGCACCGTCGCCCTGTACTCGCCCGTGACCTTCGGTGGCCTCTCCTCCTCGCTGGAGGTTGCGGGGGACAGGCAGACGCCCAcgaagggagaggggagaccgGCACCCACGGGGACCCGGGAATCCGAGCCGGGAGAGGTGGCAGTGATGAAAGCAGTCCCCCAGCCGCAAAGCGAGGAGGGCGACGTCCAGGctgaggggcaggaggggcaggagcagcCACCGCGGGAGGACCCGGACAGTGTGGCGGCGACGCAGTCTGAGCCCGGGAGTGAGAAGCCACGTCCTGTTGTCGAGATGGCTCAGGAGCCCAGTGACTTGGCTGCCTCTGGAGACCGGGCCTCCCCACAGAGCACTGAGCAGGACAAGGAGCGCCTGCGTTTCcaggtgaggccagcctggcaacCTGGACGCTTCCAGAATTGTAGGGCTCCTTCGGGGCTAAGCTAGCGGTTCTGGGTGATGCAGGGCATAGAATTCTTCAATGCCCTcagtctgtattttttaaaaaaccccaaccgtgtatgggtgttttgattGCATGTAGTGTCTGTGCATTTCGTcggagtggagagatgggagcggaagagggcgtcagatccccggAACTGGCgatttacaggtggttgtgagccactatgtgggtttGAGGAACTGAATtagggtcctctagaagaactgtgttctttaacagctgagccctctctccagctcttcagCTTGTAGGAGCTCGCAGCCCAGCCGCTGCCGGTTAATACAATGGGAGGTGTTTACACAATAAAAGCAACCCCTACGTGGCCTGACCCACTGGCAGTCTCTGTTCTTGGGAAATGACAGTGTAGTTGATTCTGGTCACATCAACACTACAAATGAAGCCTCCGCGGCGAACGCACACCAGTGCAGTTTGGACCGTACTTCAGATGGCTGACGGAAGATAAGAAAACACACAGCAGAATATCATCATGTGAACTGGGTCGCACGAGAGTCAGTTTCCCAAGGctccttttctcatttcccctCTAGATATGGGGGAATTTGCCTCAGTTGGCTGGTGTGGTTTTGTTCTCTACCAAGCCcttccctccatttttttttttttttttttggttctttttttcggagctggggaccgaacccagggccttgcgcttcctaggcaagcgatctaccactgagctaaatccccaaccccccttccctccattttTGAAGCTCTCAACTGAAGCTTCTCCCTCCCAAACTtgcctggcttttaaaaaaaacaaaaaaccaaaaaacctccgCATTCATCCAGAAGGCCAGCACTCCTAAGCCTTGGATGGTCTTGAGTTGCAGCCTAGGCTTACCAAACAAGGaactggggggcgggggtgggggcaccCAAGGAGTGTGGccattaccccctccccccaaagagatgcagagctctgagctctgggaAAGGACTCAGAAATGCCTTATTTTCCAATCATTTCAAGGTTGTTGTGTTTGGGGTTGGAGTGGCAGTGGAATGGGGTGTCAGAAAAGCACTTGTTGGTTGCCGTTCACAGCTGGGGGTGATCTTAGGCAGAAACCTTAAGCTTTCTGGCCTCCTGTGTCTGCTCACTATAAAAATTGCATTAAGAGTTCTTCCAGGCCCCCCTGCCAGTCCTAAAGGCTTAATTATAAGAGCTTGTTTCTAACTTATTTGTCACTTAAGTGGGAAGCGGGCAAGTTTAGGACTCGGGTGCTAATGTTACATAGTCATACTAAATGAGCTATACTTACATAGGTGGCGGGACTTTTTGGAAACTTAACTAGCATCATGGACTATTTAACATTGATTGAAGACTTTCGAAGGTTTAGAAGAGCCTTTCTCTTTCAGTGTAATAACTCTCTCATCTGTGGAAGTCCTAGGATCACTCATCACCCCACATAAAAGGCCCAAGGGAAGGATCCTGAGCTCTAGACAGCACTATTTGGCTTTTCCCTTGTCCGAGGGGAAAAACACTTATCCATCTGCGGGTATAGGAACTTTCTTGGTTGGCCTCAGTTTACATATTTGTTTGACTGAACTATTATTTCACTGATTAATTAAGAGGTTGACCCAAATCTAACCTTACTACCATGGTAAATTTTCAAGTATCAGGTTGAATCTGGTCCCAGATTCTGAAATGAGGGTAACTCAGCCATCACTTGCTTAAAGTCTGTATCCTGCTGTTCAGTTCTTAGAGCAGAAGTATGGCTACTATCACTGCAAAGACTGCAACATCCGGTGGGAGAGCgcctatgtgtggtgtgtgcagggCACCAGCAAGGTAAGAGGCTGTCCCATTCCTGCCCTGGTGCCGCGTGGGGAGTGTCAGCGTCATGGGGACCCTCTTTCTCGTCGCAGGTGTACTTCAAACAGTTCTGCCGCGTGTGTGAGAAGTCCTACAACCCATACCGAGTGGAGGATATCACCTGCCAAGTAAATCAAATGTTTGCATTTTGGAAAAGGGGTTTCGTGTACTATTTcgaatatatttcttttttcttttcttttttttttttttttttatggagctgggaac
The sequence above is a segment of the Rattus rattus isolate New Zealand chromosome 11, Rrattus_CSIRO_v1, whole genome shotgun sequence genome. Coding sequences within it:
- the Zar1 gene encoding zygote arrest protein 1; protein product: MAAWAGEARDAPMFPASTPHPCPHPYRPPAAKAGDGWRFGARGYRPEPPSFLPGYRQLMAAEYFDSYQRAQLMALLSRMGPRPVSSRDAAVQVNPRRDASVQCSLGRRTLQPGRRRASPDARPGSCQPRSPARAGRPPRSWRTVALYSPVTFGGLSSSLEVAGDRQTPTKGEGRPAPTGTRESEPGEVAVMKAVPQPQSEEGDVQAEGQEGQEQPPREDPDSVAATQSEPGSEKPRPVVEMAQEPSDLAASGDRASPQSTEQDKERLRFQFLEQKYGYYHCKDCNIRWESAYVWCVQGTSKVYFKQFCRVCEKSYNPYRVEDITCQSCKRTRCACPVRLRHVDPKRPHRQDLCGRCKDKRLSCDSTFSFKYII
- the Slc10a4 gene encoding sodium/bile acid cotransporter 4; the protein is MDGLDNTTLLLAPSSLLPDNLTLSPNASSTSASTLSPLSVTSSPSPGLSLAPSPSIGFSPDLTPTPEPTSSSLAGGVAGQDSSTFPRPWIPHEPPFWDTPLNHGLNVFVGAALCITMLGLGCTVDVNHFGAHVRRPVGALLAALCQFGFLPLLAFLLALAFKLDEVAAVAVLLCGCCPGGNLSNLMSLLVDGDMNLSIIMTISSTLLALVLMPLCLWIYSRAWINTPLVQLLPLGAVTLTLCSTLIPIGLGVFIRYKYNRVADYIVKVSLCSLLVTLVVLFIMTGTMLGPELLASIPAAVYVVAIFMPLAGYASGYGLATLFHLPPNCKRTVCLETGSQNVQLCTAILKLAFPPRFIGSMYMFPLLYALFQSAEAGVFVLIYKMYGSEMLHKREALDEDDDTDISYKKLKEEELADTSYGTVGTDDLVLMETTQTSL